The following are encoded together in the Ictalurus punctatus breed USDA103 chromosome 1, Coco_2.0, whole genome shotgun sequence genome:
- the lratd2b gene encoding protein LRATD2 — protein sequence MGNQVEKLTRLSYDEVPTVDPNGYEDDDGPRIGVSYIFSNDDDNGDDDEEEHSAEKGDEEEYDSLREMECAVYYRGECVYERKDADTGALQACKDLLNRCKPGDLVEFVAAGQYPHWAVCTGDFQVVHLHRSEIKMDHLSDAGQGRRGRIVNDLYKFRALPPDVVVKNALDQLGVKDSSLSWRNPECFAAWCRFGKREFKTGGELRIGKQPYRMKLQLSEKRSHELEFQSLEDLIMEKRRNDQIGRDAVIQELANHLNSSEELNSDCSCD from the coding sequence ATGGGGAATCAGGTGGAAAAACTGACGCGTTTAAGTTACGACGAAGTTCCCACAGTCGACCCGAACGGCTACGAGGATGACGACGGGCCGCGGATCGGAGTCTCGTATATTTTCTCCAACGACGATGACAACGGCGACGACGACGAAGAGGAGCACAGTGCGGAGAAAGGCGACGAAGAAGAGTACGACAGCCTGCGTGAAATGGAGTGCGCGGTGTATTAccgtggtgagtgtgtgtacgaGAGGAAGGACGCAGACACGGGCGCTCTACAGGCGTGTAAGGACCTGCTGAACAGATGCAAACCCGGCGACTTGGTCGAGTTCGTCGCGGCGGGTCAGTATCCCCACTGGGCGGTTTGTACAGGAGACTTTCAGGTGGTCCACTTGCACAGGAGTGAGATTAAAATGGACCACCTCTCCGACGCGGGTCAGGGCAGACGCGGACGAATCGTCAACGACTTGTACAAGTTCCGCGCCTTGCCTCCGGATGTAGTCGTGAAGAACGCGCTTGATCAGCTCGGTGTGAAGGACAGCAGCCTTTCCTGGAGGAACCCGGAGTGTTTTGCTGCATGGTGCAGGTTTGGTAAACGTGAATTTAAAACCGGTGGAGAGCTGCGCATTGGCAAGCAGCCTTACAGGATGAAATTACAGCTCTCTGAGAAGAGGAGCCACGAGCTGGAGTTTCAGAGTCTGGAGGATTTGATCATGGAGAAGCGCAGGAACGATCAGATCGGTAGAGACGCCGTGATCCAAGAACTGGCGAATCATCTCAACTCTAGTGAAGAGCTCAACAGCGATTGCAgttgtgattga
- the tyrobp gene encoding TYRO protein tyrosine kinase-binding protein precursor, giving the protein MGWILHSIALLSGLFGYVAATQDCGTCYQLNMMVVIGIITCDIILTLLITITVYCFASREKRKKSLRTHKNSSETDKGKFRQSSSKPKEVEITESPYQELYGVQSDIYSDLHQYRK; this is encoded by the exons ATGGGCTGGATTCTGCACTCGATAGCTCTTCTCAGTGGACTCTTTG gttatGTGGCAGCAACCCAAG aCTGTGGCACATGCTATCAGCTAAACATGATGGTCGTTATTGGTATCATTACCTGTGATATAATTCTCACACTTCTTATTACTATCACGGTCTACTGTTTTGCATCacgggaaaaaagaaagaagagctTGCGTACACATAAGAACTCCAGTGAGACag ACAAGGGAAAATTTCGCCAGTCGTCAAGCAAACCAAAGGAAGTGGAAATTACAGAGTCACCTTATCAG GAACTATATGGAGTGCAGTCCGATATATACAGTGATCTTCACCAGTATCGGAAATAA